The following proteins come from a genomic window of Geomonas sp. RF6:
- a CDS encoding nucleotidyltransferase substrate binding protein, with the protein MTHEDVRWKQRFHNYVRAFETLRRAVDLASQRDLTELEQQGLVQGFELTHELAWNVLKDYLEEKGVAGIIGSKDATRLAFKNALIDDGEAWMDMIKARNLSSHTYNPETAEEIANSILTRFFPAFDQMFRKFSVLEAETE; encoded by the coding sequence ATGACGCATGAGGACGTTCGCTGGAAACAGCGCTTCCACAACTATGTCAGAGCCTTTGAAACCTTGCGGCGGGCAGTGGATCTTGCGAGCCAGCGCGATTTGACCGAACTGGAGCAGCAGGGATTGGTGCAGGGCTTTGAATTAACTCACGAGTTGGCGTGGAATGTGTTGAAGGATTATCTGGAGGAAAAGGGAGTTGCCGGGATCATCGGCTCCAAAGATGCGACCAGGCTGGCATTCAAGAACGCACTGATTGATGACGGAGAAGCATGGATGGACATGATCAAGGCACGCAATCTCTCTTCACACACCTACAACCCCGAGACTGCTGAGGAAATAGCAAACAGTATTCTTACCCGCTTCTTTCCGGCCTTTGACCAGATGTTCAGGAAGTTTTCCGTGCTGGAAGCCGAGACAGAGTGA
- a CDS encoding MXAN_5187 C-terminal domain-containing protein → MGLPEDITRLEQLLHELVVKYEQYFVGIEKREPLILLAEVEQLARRYQNISITNTMLRYKYNSLIATFSVHRQKWNRITRLIDEGRYERDRFKMALHSREGGAGTPTPSSTPPSSAQPKGGVAEGQLEKLYQDYIEARRLCNLPTESVSRDKVLEAVTRQVPGIIKKYGCSEVEMRVVVEDGKPRIKVRGKNP, encoded by the coding sequence ATGGGGTTGCCTGAGGACATAACCCGGCTGGAGCAGCTACTCCACGAGCTGGTGGTGAAGTACGAGCAGTACTTCGTGGGGATCGAAAAGAGGGAGCCCCTCATTCTCCTCGCGGAGGTCGAGCAGCTCGCCCGGCGCTACCAGAATATCTCCATCACCAACACGATGCTGAGGTACAAGTACAACTCCCTCATCGCGACCTTCAGCGTGCACCGACAGAAGTGGAACCGGATCACCCGCCTCATCGACGAGGGGCGCTACGAGCGCGACCGCTTCAAGATGGCGCTGCACTCCCGCGAAGGCGGAGCCGGCACACCCACACCATCCTCCACCCCACCCTCCTCGGCACAACCGAAGGGGGGCGTCGCCGAAGGTCAGCTGGAAAAGCTTTACCAAGACTACATCGAGGCGCGCAGACTCTGCAATCTCCCCACCGAATCCGTCTCCCGAGACAAGGTCCTCGAGGCCGTGACGAGACAGGTCCCCGGCATCATCAAGAAATACGGCTGTTCCGAAGTCGAAATGCGTGTGGTCGTCGAAGATGGCAAGCCACGCATAAAGGTACGCGGAAAGAATCCATGA
- a CDS encoding nucleotidyltransferase domain-containing protein, producing MRFGLKEATIASINAVLARHPAVEKGVLYGSRAKGNFKPGSDIDLTLYGDSLASPELGAIAEELDDLLLPYEIDLSIFHRLGNAELQEHITRVGVVFYLRQEGKDR from the coding sequence ATGCGCTTTGGCTTGAAAGAGGCGACTATCGCGTCGATTAACGCCGTCCTGGCGCGGCACCCAGCGGTGGAAAAAGGAGTGCTGTACGGTTCACGCGCCAAAGGCAATTTCAAGCCCGGCTCCGACATCGACCTCACCCTCTACGGCGATTCTTTGGCTTCTCCAGAACTAGGCGCCATTGCCGAAGAACTCGATGACCTGCTGTTGCCTTATGAGATTGATCTTTCAATCTTTCACCGGCTTGGAAACGCCGAGCTGCAAGAACATATCACTCGTGTTGGTGTAGTTTTCTATCTGCGTCAGGAGGGGAAAGATCGCTGA
- a CDS encoding cation-translocating P-type ATPase, whose protein sequence is MEWYQLQLDQVFNSLESTPTGLSSAEAAKRLALHGPNLLTASKRKTPLLLFLNQFKDFLIVVLIVAAVVAGAIRETVDSVVILAIVVVNAVIGFLQEYRAERAMEALKQMAAPQATAVRDGSPSIIAAAELVLGDVVLLEAGDMVAADLRLLEATRLTVVEAALTGESVPILKDAIARSEGNLPLGDRKNLCFKGTVVTNGKGRGMVVATGMQTELGKIAKMLEGEEALQTPLQRRLELFGHRVCLAILAVCLVFFCAGLLKGEDLIVMLLTAISLAVAAIPEALPAVVSVSLALGARRLAGENALVRHLSAVETLGSVTHICTDKTGTLTVNRMTVQEIYTLGKRMPPDESGRWQEGEKGESLWAAMALCHEVRIGSAGEMSGDPTEVALVAAARDHGVPVERVMGEHPKCAELPFDAQRKLMTTVHPWANAFVSFTKGAPEAVLPRCTAVLTAAGLASPDRDAAGEAVTAMTEGGLRVLALAMRRLDAVPAHLVDVELEGELTLLGLVGMMDPPREEVHDAVALCRMAGILPVMITGDHPQTACTIGRRLGIMNGSDLSTLMSGDTLAALPMKRFREAVETVRVYARCAPEQKLKIVKALQEQGGCVAMTGDGVNDAPALKRADIGVAMGGTGTDVAKESADLILLDDNFATIVKAVGEGRRIYDNIRKFIKYLLTTNSGEIVVVAAAPFIGLPMPLVPVQILWVNLMTDALPALALSLESAEGDVMARPPRPPQESIFAHGLGLHVILVGLLIGVLVLGIQAWSLRRGDVHWQTMTFTVLCFTQLFHVLAIRSERQSLFTMGVFSNKALLGAVLISLILQLAIVYLPPLNPIFKTLPMDWEELAVVVAVSSVVFFAVELEKMVRRSRDGNADRR, encoded by the coding sequence ATGGAATGGTATCAACTCCAACTCGATCAAGTCTTTAACAGCCTCGAATCCACCCCGACGGGACTTTCTTCCGCCGAGGCCGCCAAGCGCCTCGCCCTCCACGGACCGAACCTTCTCACTGCCTCGAAACGGAAGACCCCACTCTTACTTTTTCTCAACCAGTTCAAGGACTTCTTGATCGTGGTCCTGATCGTTGCCGCGGTGGTTGCCGGTGCGATCCGTGAAACAGTGGATTCGGTTGTCATCCTCGCAATTGTGGTGGTGAACGCGGTCATCGGCTTCCTGCAGGAATACCGGGCGGAACGTGCCATGGAAGCGCTGAAGCAGATGGCGGCGCCCCAAGCGACTGCGGTGCGCGACGGTAGCCCCTCCATAATAGCCGCAGCGGAGCTCGTCCTCGGGGACGTGGTGCTTTTGGAGGCCGGAGACATGGTGGCTGCCGACCTGCGGCTCTTGGAGGCAACACGGCTCACGGTGGTGGAGGCAGCGCTGACTGGCGAATCGGTCCCGATATTGAAAGATGCTATCGCGCGCTCGGAAGGTAACCTGCCACTGGGGGACCGGAAGAACCTTTGCTTCAAGGGAACGGTAGTCACCAACGGCAAAGGCAGAGGGATGGTGGTAGCGACCGGCATGCAGACCGAGCTCGGAAAGATCGCAAAGATGCTGGAGGGGGAGGAGGCGTTGCAGACCCCGCTACAGCGGCGACTAGAACTTTTCGGCCACCGGGTGTGCCTGGCGATCCTGGCGGTATGCCTTGTCTTCTTCTGTGCAGGTCTCCTCAAGGGGGAGGACCTCATTGTCATGCTCCTTACCGCGATCTCTCTCGCCGTGGCGGCGATTCCCGAGGCCCTTCCGGCAGTGGTGAGCGTCTCCCTAGCGCTGGGTGCGCGCAGGCTGGCGGGAGAGAATGCGCTGGTGAGACACCTTTCGGCGGTGGAGACCCTCGGCTCCGTCACGCACATCTGCACGGACAAGACCGGTACCCTGACGGTGAACCGGATGACGGTGCAGGAGATCTACACCTTGGGGAAGCGTATGCCGCCAGATGAGTCTGGAAGATGGCAGGAGGGGGAGAAGGGTGAGTCTCTCTGGGCGGCTATGGCGCTATGCCATGAGGTGAGAATCGGGAGCGCTGGAGAGATGAGCGGGGATCCCACCGAAGTTGCGCTGGTGGCCGCGGCACGCGACCACGGGGTGCCGGTGGAGAGGGTTATGGGAGAGCACCCGAAGTGCGCGGAGCTTCCCTTCGACGCGCAGCGCAAGCTGATGACCACCGTGCATCCCTGGGCCAACGCATTCGTCTCCTTTACCAAGGGCGCGCCCGAAGCAGTACTGCCACGCTGCACCGCCGTGCTGACCGCGGCAGGGCTCGCCTCACCGGATCGGGACGCTGCCGGGGAGGCGGTCACGGCGATGACGGAGGGTGGCCTGCGGGTGCTCGCCCTGGCGATGCGACGTCTGGATGCAGTCCCGGCGCACCTTGTCGATGTAGAACTGGAAGGGGAGCTGACGTTGCTGGGACTCGTGGGGATGATGGACCCTCCGCGCGAGGAGGTGCACGACGCGGTGGCGCTGTGCCGGATGGCGGGAATCTTGCCGGTGATGATTACCGGCGACCACCCGCAGACGGCGTGTACCATCGGCCGGCGGCTGGGAATCATGAACGGCAGCGATCTTTCCACGTTAATGAGCGGCGATACTCTGGCTGCGCTCCCCATGAAACGTTTTCGGGAGGCGGTGGAAACGGTGCGGGTATACGCACGGTGCGCACCGGAGCAAAAGCTGAAGATTGTGAAGGCGCTCCAGGAGCAGGGGGGATGCGTCGCCATGACCGGTGACGGTGTGAATGACGCGCCCGCCCTGAAGCGCGCCGACATCGGCGTCGCCATGGGGGGAACCGGCACCGACGTGGCGAAGGAATCCGCAGACCTGATCCTGCTGGACGACAACTTCGCCACCATCGTCAAGGCTGTGGGGGAGGGGAGACGGATCTACGACAATATACGGAAGTTCATCAAGTACCTTTTGACCACCAACTCAGGGGAAATCGTGGTGGTCGCGGCAGCTCCTTTCATCGGGCTGCCGATGCCCCTTGTTCCGGTACAGATTCTGTGGGTCAACCTGATGACCGACGCCCTGCCGGCTCTCGCTCTTTCTCTGGAATCTGCGGAGGGAGACGTCATGGCTCGCCCGCCGCGCCCGCCCCAGGAGAGTATCTTCGCTCATGGGCTCGGCCTCCACGTCATTCTGGTGGGGCTACTGATCGGTGTGCTGGTTCTCGGCATACAGGCGTGGTCGTTGCGGCGAGGGGACGTCCACTGGCAGACCATGACCTTCACCGTACTCTGCTTCACTCAGCTTTTCCACGTCCTCGCCATTCGTTCGGAGCGTCAGTCGCTCTTCACCATGGGGGTGTTTAGCAACAAGGCGCTACTGGGAGCCGTTCTCATCTCGTTGATACTGCAACTCGCCATAGTTTACCTGCCACCGCTGAATCCGATCTTTAAAACGCTTCCGATGGACTGGGAGGAATTGGCAGTGGTGGTGGCTGTCTCCTCCGTTGTCTTCTTCGCCGTGGAGTTGGAAAAGATGGTGAGGAGAAGTCGCGATGGAAATGCCGATCGGCGCTGA
- the glmU gene encoding bifunctional UDP-N-acetylglucosamine diphosphorylase/glucosamine-1-phosphate N-acetyltransferase GlmU has product MAETGAIVLAAGMGTRMKSALVKVMHPLAGVPMIEWPLAAAFEAGVAECVVVAGHQEEKVRAHLGERPGILFATQAEQLGTGHAVKCALPQLPSSCETVLILCGDTPLLTAATLSEMLQRHKESGATLTVMTAKVANPFGYGRIVKGSDGTVQKIVEQKDASAEEREITEVNAGVYCVDAGFLKAAVAELKNDNAQGEYYLTDIVSRAAREGRSCQSFQVVSPSEMMGVNDRAQLADAAKILRRRINRELMLSGVTLIDPRTTYIDRDVKIGKDTVVEPGATITGNTVIGERCRIGQVSQIHSCRLADDVTVKAGSVLEESVVYEFASIGPMAHLRPGSELHAHVKVGNFVETKKVVMGEGSKASHLTYLGDAVVGKECNIGCGTITCNYDGVRKHKTVIEDGVFVGSDVQLVAPVTVGRGSLIAAGTTVTQDVPADSLAISRTPQTNKEGWVLRKKQQG; this is encoded by the coding sequence ATGGCTGAGACAGGGGCGATCGTTCTCGCGGCGGGGATGGGGACGCGCATGAAATCGGCGCTGGTGAAGGTTATGCACCCCCTGGCGGGTGTCCCGATGATCGAGTGGCCGCTGGCGGCCGCTTTCGAGGCGGGGGTGGCCGAGTGCGTCGTCGTGGCGGGGCACCAGGAGGAGAAGGTTCGAGCGCACCTGGGCGAGCGCCCGGGGATCCTCTTTGCCACCCAGGCGGAGCAGCTCGGGACGGGGCACGCCGTGAAGTGCGCCCTGCCGCAGCTCCCTTCTTCCTGCGAGACGGTCCTTATCCTGTGCGGCGACACTCCGCTCCTTACCGCGGCGACCTTGAGCGAGATGCTGCAGCGGCACAAGGAGAGCGGCGCCACCCTCACCGTCATGACCGCAAAAGTGGCAAATCCCTTCGGGTACGGAAGGATCGTGAAGGGGAGCGACGGGACCGTTCAGAAGATTGTTGAGCAAAAGGACGCCTCCGCCGAAGAGCGTGAGATAACGGAGGTAAATGCCGGCGTCTACTGCGTCGATGCCGGATTCCTCAAAGCCGCCGTGGCGGAGTTGAAAAACGACAATGCGCAGGGGGAATATTACCTCACCGACATCGTGAGCCGCGCGGCCCGCGAGGGGAGGAGCTGCCAGAGCTTCCAGGTCGTGTCCCCTTCCGAGATGATGGGGGTGAACGACCGCGCGCAGCTCGCGGACGCCGCAAAGATCCTGCGCCGCCGCATAAACAGGGAGCTCATGCTCTCCGGCGTGACGCTGATCGACCCGAGGACCACCTACATCGACCGCGACGTGAAGATCGGGAAGGACACCGTCGTGGAGCCGGGGGCAACTATCACCGGAAACACGGTCATCGGCGAGCGCTGCCGCATCGGGCAGGTTTCGCAGATCCACTCCTGCCGCCTCGCGGACGACGTTACCGTGAAGGCGGGGAGCGTGCTGGAAGAGTCGGTGGTGTACGAATTTGCCAGCATCGGCCCGATGGCGCACCTGAGGCCCGGCAGCGAGTTGCACGCACACGTCAAGGTCGGTAACTTTGTGGAGACGAAGAAAGTGGTGATGGGGGAAGGGTCCAAGGCCTCCCACCTTACCTATCTGGGTGACGCCGTCGTCGGCAAGGAGTGCAACATCGGGTGCGGCACCATCACCTGCAACTACGACGGCGTGCGCAAGCACAAGACGGTCATCGAGGACGGCGTCTTCGTCGGGAGCGACGTGCAGCTCGTGGCGCCGGTGACGGTCGGCCGCGGCTCCCTCATCGCGGCGGGAACGACCGTCACCCAGGATGTCCCGGCGGATTCGCTGGCGATCTCCCGCACTCCGCAGACGAACAAGGAAGGGTGGGTGCTCAGGAAGAAGCAGCAGGGGTAA
- a CDS encoding FAD-dependent oxidoreductase yields the protein MSNHDQPLIVGAGPVGLAAALFLARQGIVPRVVEMRHAPAPHSRGMAVNPRTLEILEHTGISRQMLELGLPIRGVLFHRHHRKFAELSLAGIHPHYPFMLALSQASTERLLARALDRAGVAVERGLKMIDCRPDEDGVAVVLEPSGGGMLKAIECPWILAADGAHSTAREKLKLDFGGSTLGEEWYLADVQLRTGLAADHAHVFLFDHGRFLFMLRMVDDALRDMPGEPLWRVMSNRPEPLSQLVQAEQAGVPIWESEFHVSHRIVDMMAFDDVYFAGDAAHLHSPIGARGMNLGVEDAWVFSELVRTNRMAEYDALRRPVDRQVVRRVELLTRMIAAQSPFSRVARQIALPVAVKTPILRGRMLAAVTGLDHELPDLSHPAKTDQ from the coding sequence ATGAGCAATCACGACCAACCGTTGATAGTGGGGGCGGGGCCGGTCGGGCTCGCGGCGGCGCTCTTTCTGGCGAGGCAGGGGATCGTTCCGCGAGTGGTGGAGATGCGGCATGCGCCTGCTCCGCACTCCCGCGGAATGGCAGTCAATCCGCGCACTCTCGAAATCCTGGAGCATACCGGGATCTCACGGCAGATGCTGGAACTGGGATTGCCGATTCGCGGGGTCCTCTTTCACAGGCATCACAGGAAGTTTGCCGAGCTCTCACTGGCGGGAATTCATCCGCACTATCCTTTCATGCTCGCCCTCTCGCAGGCGAGCACGGAGCGCCTGCTGGCCCGGGCTCTGGATCGGGCGGGGGTAGCGGTGGAGCGAGGTTTGAAGATGATCGATTGCCGTCCCGACGAGGACGGGGTCGCGGTGGTACTGGAGCCAAGCGGCGGCGGCATGCTGAAAGCGATTGAGTGCCCCTGGATCCTCGCGGCAGATGGTGCGCACAGTACAGCTCGTGAGAAGCTGAAGCTCGATTTCGGAGGGTCCACTCTCGGCGAGGAGTGGTACCTTGCCGACGTGCAGTTGCGAACAGGGCTTGCCGCCGATCACGCCCACGTCTTCCTCTTTGACCACGGGAGGTTCCTCTTCATGCTGCGCATGGTCGATGACGCGCTGAGAGACATGCCGGGAGAGCCGCTCTGGCGGGTCATGTCCAACCGACCTGAGCCGCTGTCGCAGCTGGTGCAGGCAGAGCAGGCAGGAGTTCCGATCTGGGAATCGGAGTTCCACGTCTCGCACCGGATCGTGGACATGATGGCTTTCGACGACGTCTACTTTGCAGGAGACGCGGCGCATCTCCACTCTCCCATCGGCGCCCGGGGGATGAACCTCGGCGTGGAGGACGCCTGGGTGTTCTCGGAACTGGTGAGGACAAACCGGATGGCCGAGTATGATGCTCTCCGGCGGCCGGTGGACAGGCAGGTGGTGCGCAGGGTGGAGTTGCTCACCCGCATGATCGCGGCCCAGTCTCCATTTTCGCGGGTGGCGAGACAGATCGCCTTGCCGGTCGCGGTGAAGACTCCCATCCTGCGCGGCCGCATGCTCGCTGCTGTCACCGGACTGGACCACGAACTGCCAGATCTCTCGCATCCCGCGAAGACGGATCAGTAA
- a CDS encoding IS30 family transposase, with protein MSHTHLTENERYVISHLKVAKFSLREIGRRLGRHHTSIMREIARNGPTYPDGVYWYTFTHGTALKRRHQPRSFRRQDNADLVAYVEEKLMLDWPPEAIAARLKMDFPMDRAMRISHETIYRWIYLDAREGGELHKHLRRRRRNRRRQTRYCAGRRFIPGRVSIKERPAVVGTRERFGDWEGDTLHGAKGAGNLATYVERKSRFLLAARLADRRAATMTDHSARCFSPLPEILCQTVTVDNGSEFAEFKDLETKTGLTVYFADPYASWQRGTNENTNGILRHYFPKGFDFRTLSEEEIQQVVKQVNDRPRKCLGYRTPAEVLRASFGGAFTT; from the coding sequence ATGTCCCACACGCATCTTACAGAAAATGAGCGATATGTCATCAGCCATTTGAAGGTGGCGAAATTCAGCCTTCGCGAAATCGGCCGTAGGCTTGGACGCCATCACACAAGCATCATGCGCGAGATTGCGCGCAACGGCCCGACATACCCCGATGGAGTTTACTGGTACACCTTCACGCATGGCACTGCGCTTAAACGTCGTCACCAGCCCAGGTCTTTCCGGCGGCAGGACAACGCCGATCTGGTCGCTTACGTTGAAGAGAAATTGATGCTGGATTGGCCACCTGAAGCCATTGCCGCCAGGCTCAAAATGGATTTCCCAATGGACCGGGCGATGCGCATCAGTCATGAAACCATCTACCGCTGGATTTACCTAGACGCCAGAGAAGGTGGCGAGCTTCACAAGCATCTTCGCCGTCGGAGGCGGAATCGCCGTAGGCAAACGCGCTACTGCGCAGGACGGCGGTTCATTCCGGGTCGAGTCTCAATTAAGGAGAGGCCGGCAGTAGTTGGTACCAGAGAACGATTTGGGGACTGGGAAGGCGACACGCTGCACGGTGCGAAAGGCGCAGGAAACCTTGCCACGTACGTTGAGCGCAAGAGCCGCTTTTTACTTGCCGCAAGACTCGCAGACAGAAGGGCCGCAACCATGACGGATCATAGCGCGAGGTGCTTCAGCCCTCTGCCCGAGATCCTCTGCCAGACAGTAACCGTTGATAACGGTAGTGAGTTTGCGGAATTCAAAGATCTGGAAACTAAGACAGGGCTTACCGTGTATTTCGCGGATCCTTATGCGTCTTGGCAGCGTGGCACCAATGAGAACACAAACGGCATCTTGCGGCACTACTTTCCGAAGGGGTTCGACTTCAGGACCCTATCAGAGGAAGAAATTCAGCAGGTCGTGAAACAGGTCAACGATCGACCACGAAAGTGCCTCGGCTACCGGACTCCTGCGGAAGTTCTGCGTGCATCATTCGGTGGTGCATTTACAACTTGA
- the glmS gene encoding glutamine--fructose-6-phosphate transaminase (isomerizing): MCGIVGYIGEQDATPIIIEGLRKLEYRGYDSAGICTICSGAASTRRSQGKLVNLEKLLKESPLVGSVGIGHTRWATHGRPSEINAHPHQAGSVVVVHNGIIENYLELREELKGAGHVFKSETDTEVISHLIDEEMKGCDDFVQAVRNGLARVRGAYALCILCEKEPGLMVAAKLGSPMVVGLGNGEFFVASDIPAILSHTRSMIFMEDSEMVVFRDGEAVFSTIKGEPLEKKPRHIDWSPLMAEKGGYKHFMLKEIFEQPRAVRDTIAGRLKETEGDVYLEDLALDEAQLAGIQRMTIIACGTSWHAALVGKFLIEEHCRIPVEVDIASEFRYRNPVVDDKTLVVLISQSGETADTLAAMREAKRRGAKSVAICNVVDSSIPRESDGIIYTHAGPEIGVASTKAFVTQLVALYLFTIRLGRARNTMSLEQGQKMIGSLVRVPQLMEETLKLNAQVEKMARNYLASRDFLYLGRGINYPIALEGALKLKEISYIHAEGYPAGEMKHGPIALIDEHMPVVVLLPNGESFEKTFSNMEEVIARGGRVIAVCSAGNEAVKNKVEVALEVPADGEDMSPLILSIPMQLLAYHVAVLKGTDVDQPRNLAKSVTVE, translated from the coding sequence ATGTGCGGAATCGTTGGATATATAGGTGAGCAGGACGCCACCCCGATCATCATCGAGGGTCTGAGAAAGCTGGAATATCGCGGATACGACTCCGCCGGGATTTGTACCATCTGCTCCGGTGCGGCCTCCACCAGAAGGAGCCAGGGAAAACTGGTGAACCTGGAGAAACTCCTGAAGGAGAGCCCGCTCGTTGGCTCCGTAGGCATCGGGCACACCCGCTGGGCCACCCATGGCCGTCCGTCGGAGATCAACGCCCACCCGCACCAGGCCGGGAGCGTCGTGGTGGTGCACAACGGCATCATCGAGAACTACCTCGAGCTGCGCGAGGAGCTGAAGGGCGCCGGGCACGTCTTCAAGAGCGAGACCGACACCGAGGTCATCTCCCACCTCATCGACGAGGAGATGAAAGGGTGCGACGACTTCGTGCAGGCGGTGCGCAACGGCCTCGCCAGGGTCCGCGGTGCCTATGCCTTGTGCATCCTCTGCGAAAAGGAGCCGGGCCTCATGGTCGCCGCGAAGCTCGGGTCCCCGATGGTCGTGGGGCTTGGCAACGGTGAATTCTTCGTCGCCTCCGACATTCCCGCCATCCTCTCGCACACCCGCTCCATGATCTTCATGGAAGACAGCGAGATGGTAGTGTTCCGCGACGGCGAAGCGGTCTTCAGCACCATCAAGGGGGAGCCGCTGGAGAAGAAGCCGCGCCACATCGACTGGTCGCCGCTCATGGCGGAGAAGGGTGGCTACAAGCACTTCATGCTGAAGGAGATCTTCGAGCAGCCGCGCGCCGTGCGCGACACCATCGCAGGGAGGCTGAAGGAGACCGAGGGGGACGTCTACCTCGAGGACCTGGCGCTTGACGAGGCGCAGCTCGCCGGCATCCAGCGCATGACCATCATCGCCTGCGGCACCTCGTGGCACGCGGCGCTGGTGGGGAAATTCCTCATCGAGGAGCACTGCCGCATCCCGGTGGAGGTGGACATCGCCTCCGAATTCCGCTACCGCAACCCGGTGGTGGACGACAAGACCCTGGTGGTTCTCATCTCCCAGTCCGGCGAGACCGCGGACACCCTCGCCGCCATGCGCGAGGCGAAGCGGCGCGGCGCGAAGAGCGTGGCGATCTGCAACGTCGTCGACTCCTCCATCCCCCGCGAATCGGACGGCATCATCTACACCCACGCCGGCCCCGAGATCGGTGTCGCCTCCACGAAAGCGTTCGTGACCCAGCTCGTCGCGCTCTATCTATTCACCATCAGGCTCGGCCGCGCCCGCAACACGATGAGCCTGGAGCAGGGGCAGAAAATGATTGGCTCTCTCGTGCGCGTGCCGCAGCTCATGGAGGAGACGCTGAAGCTGAACGCCCAGGTGGAGAAAATGGCGCGGAACTACCTCGCGTCCCGCGACTTCCTGTACCTCGGCCGCGGCATCAACTACCCGATCGCCCTGGAAGGCGCGCTGAAGCTGAAGGAGATCTCCTACATCCACGCCGAAGGGTATCCGGCGGGGGAAATGAAGCACGGCCCGATCGCCCTCATCGACGAGCACATGCCGGTAGTGGTTCTGCTGCCGAATGGGGAGTCGTTCGAGAAGACCTTCTCCAACATGGAAGAAGTCATCGCCCGCGGCGGGCGCGTCATAGCCGTCTGCAGCGCCGGGAACGAAGCGGTGAAGAACAAGGTGGAAGTCGCCCTCGAGGTCCCCGCCGACGGCGAAGACATGAGCCCGCTGATCCTGTCGATCCCGATGCAGCTCCTCGCGTACCACGTTGCTGTCCTGAAGGGGACGGACGTTGACCAGCCGAGGAATCTGGCAAAGAGCGTGACGGTGGAGTAG
- a CDS encoding PAS domain-containing protein, whose amino-acid sequence MTERFIDQVKYLREVLDAIPSLIFIVDPDLRVIDFNSTAKTYLDEGEDAVLKRLCGEVLHCLHQIDADVECGSTEFCRDCILRQAVGAVTATNSTFRDRHKLLHRKNGKEEFAEFYVTASPLAVEGEPLVLMVLQDVTELLALRYLVTLCSVCKKVRNEEGEWEAIHQYLRKKDNTVCSHGLCPSCYQEQCQELDKINEMVAAPLPDRRKSTPHA is encoded by the coding sequence ATGACGGAAAGATTCATTGATCAGGTCAAGTACCTGAGGGAGGTCCTTGATGCCATTCCCTCGCTGATCTTCATTGTGGACCCGGATCTCAGGGTCATCGACTTCAACAGCACAGCCAAAACGTATCTCGACGAAGGAGAGGACGCCGTGTTGAAGCGCCTCTGCGGCGAGGTACTTCATTGCCTCCACCAGATTGACGCCGACGTCGAGTGTGGCAGTACCGAGTTTTGCAGAGATTGCATCCTCCGGCAGGCAGTAGGAGCTGTCACGGCGACGAATTCGACGTTCCGGGACAGGCACAAATTGCTGCACCGCAAAAACGGCAAAGAGGAGTTTGCCGAGTTTTATGTCACGGCATCGCCGTTGGCGGTCGAGGGGGAGCCCCTTGTCCTGATGGTACTGCAAGATGTGACTGAGTTGCTGGCCCTGCGATATCTTGTGACGCTCTGCTCCGTTTGCAAAAAGGTTCGCAATGAAGAAGGGGAATGGGAAGCGATACATCAGTACCTGAGGAAGAAAGACAATACCGTCTGCTCGCATGGCCTCTGCCCGTCCTGCTACCAGGAACAGTGCCAGGAGCTGGATAAGATCAACGAAATGGTTGCAGCACCTTTGCCAGATCGGAGGAAGTCCACGCCCCACGCCTAA